In Streptomyces sp. SID8374, one genomic interval encodes:
- a CDS encoding metalloregulator ArsR/SmtB family transcription factor, which translates to MAVPLYQAKAEFFRMLGHPVRIRVLELLQDGPLPVRDLLAAIEVEPSSLSQQLAVLRRSGIVTATREGSTVVYELAGGDVAELMRAARRILTEMLVGRDGLLAELREAEVSSR; encoded by the coding sequence ATGGCGGTCCCCCTGTACCAGGCGAAGGCCGAGTTCTTCCGGATGCTCGGGCATCCGGTCCGCATCAGGGTCCTTGAGCTGCTCCAGGACGGTCCGCTCCCCGTACGGGACCTGCTGGCGGCGATAGAGGTGGAGCCGTCGTCCCTGTCGCAGCAGCTGGCGGTGTTGCGCCGGTCCGGGATCGTGACCGCGACCCGGGAGGGTTCGACCGTGGTGTACGAGCTGGCCGGTGGTGATGTCGCCGAGCTGATGCGGGCGGCCCGGCGCATCCTGACCGAGATGCTGGTGGGCCGGGACGGGCTGCTGGCCGAGCTGCGGGAGGCCGAGGTGTCCTCGCGGTGA
- a CDS encoding alkylphosphonate utilization protein — MSDIVVKDSNGTVLADGDSVTTVKDLKVKGTSETLKRGTLVKNIRLTGRAGEIECNTKKVKGLVLKTEFLKKA; from the coding sequence ATGAGCGACATCGTCGTGAAGGACAGCAACGGAACCGTGCTGGCGGACGGTGACTCCGTGACCACGGTCAAGGACCTGAAGGTGAAGGGGACCTCGGAGACGCTCAAGCGCGGCACGCTGGTGAAGAACATCCGGCTCACCGGCCGTGCGGGGGAGATCGAGTGCAACACGAAGAAGGTGAAGGGGCTCGTGCTGAAGACCGAGTTCCTGAAGAAGGCCTGA
- a CDS encoding metalloregulator ArsR/SmtB family transcription factor: MSTPLYRLKAEFFKTLGHPVRIRVLELLSDREHAVSEMLAEVGVEAAHLSQQLAVLRRAGLVVARREGSAVYYTLAAPEVAELLRVARTILTEVLTGQAELLADLRATGPAAGEGPAGR, from the coding sequence GTGAGTACGCCGCTGTACCGGCTGAAGGCCGAGTTCTTCAAGACGCTGGGGCATCCGGTGCGGATCCGGGTGCTCGAACTGCTCAGCGACCGTGAGCACGCGGTCTCGGAGATGCTGGCCGAGGTGGGGGTCGAGGCCGCCCATCTCTCCCAGCAGTTGGCGGTGTTGCGCCGGGCGGGCCTGGTGGTGGCGCGGCGGGAGGGGTCGGCCGTGTACTACACGCTGGCCGCCCCGGAGGTGGCGGAGCTGCTGCGGGTGGCCCGGACGATCCTGACCGAGGTGCTGACGGGTCAGGCGGAGCTGCTGGCGGATCTGCGGGCGACCGGTCCGGCGGCCGGTGAAGGGCCGGCGGGTAGGTGA
- the pepN gene encoding aminopeptidase N, with protein MSVLTRDEAQTRAQIIDVERYTIALDLTTGEETFDSRTAIRFTARAAGDTFVEVRPATLRSIALDGQPLDPALLDGNRYPLTGLTPGVHELHVDAAMSYSRTGEGMHRFTDPADGETYLYTQLFMEDVQRVFAAFDQPDLKSVFAIEVTAPEGWTVLGNGVAEHTGGGRWTIAPTPLISTYLVAVAAGPWHSITTEHAGLPFGLHCRRSLAPYLDADADEILGITRACFDRYHEKFDEPYPFDSYDQAFVPEFNAGAMENPGLVTFRDEFIYRSAVTDTERQTRAMVVSHEMAHMWFGDLVTLSWWDDIWLNESFAEYMGYQTLTEATRFTDTWVEFGVARKGWGYDADQRPSTHPVAPDPEAVPDTASALLNFDGISYAKGASALRQLVAWLGEKDFLAGINTHFARHKFANATLADFIDNLASATDRDVHAWAEQWLRTSGVDTLTADVHEPTAPTGAGQSWALAVERDGSRPHRITVSTFDHALNTQAGPGHLAPRDRFELDIPGDGTPTVRTGRRPALVVLNDGDLTYAKIRLDAASWDTALTHLSAIPDALTRAVIWNAARDMVRDGELDPARYLTAARTHLPYESDLALVQGVLAFAGSQIADRYATPGTRPAALATLSSLCRDLIRRTEDGSHPGLRLTAVRHFIDAATQPDTLQSWLTEGTVHGGPELDPELRWRILTRLAVLGATDEAAIDAELAADPSAAGREGAARCRAALPTPEAKAAAWQAMFGDDTLSNYLFTATAQGFWQPGQDELLSAYVDRFYPDATALAARRGPAIAEAAGRYAFPAYAVDTESLATGTRALKDPALIPALRRKLVDQLDDLRRALAVRTTEH; from the coding sequence ATGTCCGTACTGACGCGCGACGAAGCGCAGACCCGAGCCCAGATCATCGACGTGGAGCGGTACACGATCGCCCTCGACCTCACCACCGGCGAGGAGACCTTCGACTCCCGGACCGCCATCCGGTTCACCGCCCGCGCCGCCGGCGACACCTTCGTCGAGGTCAGGCCCGCCACCCTGCGCTCCATCGCCCTGGACGGACAGCCCCTGGACCCCGCCCTCCTCGACGGGAACCGCTACCCCCTCACCGGCCTCACCCCCGGCGTCCACGAACTCCACGTGGACGCCGCGATGAGCTATTCGCGCACCGGCGAGGGCATGCACCGCTTCACCGACCCCGCCGACGGCGAGACGTACCTCTACACCCAGCTCTTCATGGAGGACGTCCAGCGCGTCTTCGCCGCCTTCGACCAGCCCGACCTCAAGTCCGTCTTCGCCATCGAGGTCACCGCCCCCGAAGGCTGGACCGTCCTCGGCAACGGCGTCGCCGAACACACCGGCGGCGGGCGCTGGACCATCGCGCCCACCCCCCTCATCTCCACCTACCTCGTCGCCGTCGCCGCGGGCCCCTGGCACTCAATCACCACCGAGCACGCCGGACTGCCCTTCGGCCTCCACTGCCGGCGCTCCCTCGCGCCCTACCTGGACGCCGACGCGGACGAGATCCTTGGCATCACCCGGGCCTGCTTCGACCGGTACCACGAGAAGTTCGACGAGCCCTACCCGTTCGACTCGTACGACCAGGCCTTCGTCCCCGAGTTCAACGCGGGCGCCATGGAGAACCCCGGACTCGTCACCTTCCGCGACGAGTTCATCTATCGCTCCGCCGTCACCGACACCGAGCGCCAGACCCGCGCCATGGTCGTCTCCCACGAGATGGCCCACATGTGGTTCGGCGACCTCGTCACCCTCAGCTGGTGGGACGACATCTGGCTGAACGAGTCCTTCGCCGAGTACATGGGCTACCAGACCCTCACCGAAGCCACCAGGTTCACCGACACCTGGGTCGAGTTCGGGGTCGCCCGCAAGGGCTGGGGCTACGACGCCGACCAGCGCCCCTCCACCCACCCCGTCGCCCCCGACCCCGAGGCCGTGCCCGACACCGCCTCCGCGCTCCTCAACTTCGACGGCATCAGCTACGCCAAGGGCGCCTCCGCCCTCCGCCAACTCGTCGCCTGGCTCGGGGAGAAGGACTTCCTCGCCGGGATCAACACCCACTTCGCCCGGCACAAGTTCGCCAACGCGACCCTCGCCGACTTCATCGACAACCTCGCCTCCGCCACCGACCGCGACGTCCACGCCTGGGCCGAGCAGTGGCTGCGCACCTCCGGCGTCGACACCCTCACCGCCGACGTCCACGAGCCCACCGCGCCCACCGGAGCCGGACAGTCCTGGGCGCTCGCCGTGGAGCGCGACGGCAGCCGCCCCCACCGCATCACCGTCTCCACCTTCGACCACGCCCTCAACACCCAGGCGGGCCCCGGCCACCTCGCCCCCCGCGACCGCTTCGAACTCGACATCCCCGGCGACGGCACCCCCACCGTCCGCACCGGCCGCCGCCCCGCCCTCGTCGTCCTCAACGACGGCGACCTCACCTACGCCAAGATCCGCCTCGACGCCGCCTCCTGGGACACCGCCCTCACCCACCTCTCCGCGATCCCCGACGCCCTGACCCGGGCCGTCATCTGGAACGCGGCCCGCGACATGGTCCGCGACGGCGAGCTGGACCCCGCGCGCTACCTCACCGCCGCCCGCACCCACCTCCCGTACGAGAGCGACCTCGCCCTCGTCCAGGGCGTCCTGGCCTTCGCGGGCAGCCAGATCGCCGACCGTTACGCCACCCCGGGGACCCGGCCGGCCGCGCTCGCCACCCTCTCCAGCCTCTGCCGCGACCTGATCCGCCGCACGGAGGACGGCTCCCACCCGGGCCTGCGCCTCACCGCCGTACGCCACTTCATCGACGCCGCCACCCAGCCCGACACCCTCCAGAGCTGGCTCACCGAAGGCACCGTCCACGGCGGACCCGAACTCGACCCCGAGCTGCGCTGGCGCATCCTCACCCGCCTCGCCGTCCTCGGCGCCACCGACGAGGCGGCCATCGACGCCGAACTCGCCGCCGACCCCAGCGCCGCCGGGCGCGAAGGCGCCGCCCGCTGCCGGGCCGCCCTGCCCACCCCGGAGGCCAAGGCCGCCGCCTGGCAGGCCATGTTCGGCGACGACACCCTGTCCAACTACCTGTTCACCGCCACCGCCCAGGGCTTCTGGCAGCCCGGCCAGGACGAGCTGCTCAGCGCGTACGTCGACCGCTTCTACCCCGACGCCACCGCACTCGCCGCCCGCCGGGGCCCGGCCATCGCGGAGGCCGCCGGACGGTACGCCTTCCCCGCGTACGCCGTCGACACCGAGAGCCTTGCCACCGGCACCCGCGCCCTCAAGGACCCGGCTCTCATCCCGGCCCTGCGCCGCAAGCTGGTCGACCAGCTGGACGATCTGCGCCGGGCCCTGGCCGTACGGACGACGGAGCACTGA
- a CDS encoding aquaporin has translation MTLTPARDTAARVPDLVPAPSPGLLRRTVCEFGLTALLLLAVVSGVRWLFAPDGYGGGGVAFALLGAGVGVLLAVLMLSAPGRWSGGQLNPAVTVALWRLGVFPGREVVPYVVAQSAGSVAGTWLAGAVWGPVVSRPPVGHAVVRPGPGWGEGAVVAAEAVVLAGSTLLLARLLARPVGRRLLPYAVGLVTALVIAVLGPLSGGSANPARQFGPALLSGEVGRLWVYVAGPVLGAVAGAGLYGRRAGALGVRLPRPPVSPRRP, from the coding sequence ATGACGCTCACGCCTGCGCGCGATACCGCCGCCCGCGTACCTGACCTGGTTCCTGCCCCCTCCCCCGGCCTGCTGCGCCGTACGGTCTGCGAGTTCGGGCTGACGGCGCTGCTGCTCCTGGCCGTCGTGAGCGGGGTGCGGTGGCTGTTCGCGCCGGACGGGTACGGAGGCGGCGGGGTGGCGTTCGCCCTGCTCGGGGCGGGGGTCGGCGTGCTGCTCGCCGTGCTGATGCTCTCCGCGCCGGGGCGGTGGTCGGGCGGGCAGCTGAATCCGGCCGTCACCGTCGCCCTGTGGCGGCTCGGGGTGTTCCCGGGGCGGGAGGTGGTGCCGTACGTCGTCGCGCAGTCGGCCGGCTCGGTGGCGGGGACGTGGCTGGCGGGGGCGGTGTGGGGGCCCGTGGTCTCCCGGCCGCCGGTCGGTCACGCGGTGGTGCGGCCCGGTCCGGGGTGGGGTGAGGGGGCCGTGGTGGCGGCCGAGGCGGTGGTGCTGGCCGGGTCGACGCTGCTGCTCGCCCGGCTCCTGGCGCGTCCGGTGGGCCGGAGACTCCTCCCGTACGCCGTCGGTCTGGTCACCGCCCTCGTGATCGCGGTGCTCGGTCCGCTGAGCGGCGGTTCGGCCAACCCGGCCCGGCAGTTCGGCCCGGCGCTGCTGTCGGGGGAGGTCGGGCGACTGTGGGTGTACGTGGCGGGGCCGGTGCTGGGGGCGGTGGCCGGGGCGGGGCTGTACGGGAGGAGGGCCGGGGCGCTCGGGGTCCGGCTCCCCCGGCCGCCGGTCAGCCCTCGGCGGCCGTAG
- a CDS encoding chorismate mutase, with amino-acid sequence MSTSETGATAPIDATVQAELNRLRESIDNIDAAVVHMLAERFKATQQVGRLKADHQLPPADPARETRQITRLRQLAQSANLDPAFAEKLLNFIIAEVIRHHERIAEEAGNGSATAAEG; translated from the coding sequence ATGAGTACGAGCGAAACCGGCGCGACCGCCCCGATCGACGCGACCGTCCAGGCCGAGCTGAACCGGCTGCGCGAGTCCATCGACAACATCGACGCCGCCGTCGTCCACATGCTCGCCGAGCGCTTCAAGGCCACCCAGCAGGTCGGCCGCCTCAAGGCCGACCACCAGCTGCCGCCCGCCGACCCGGCCCGCGAGACCCGCCAGATCACCCGGCTGCGGCAGCTCGCACAGAGCGCCAACCTGGACCCGGCGTTCGCCGAGAAGCTGCTGAACTTCATCATCGCCGAGGTCATCCGCCACCACGAGCGCATCGCGGAGGAGGCGGGGAACGGGAGCGCTACGGCCGCCGAGGGCTGA
- a CDS encoding AraC family transcriptional regulator, translating to MYHTWMRFFTPSPLHHRLGLVCLGVGLQHGALPTVGPRTLDHHVAVIVNSGTGWFAGPDGRRTPVTGPTLIWLTPGTPHHYGADPGTGWDESFVDFTGPATSTYTELGCIEPDRPLVPLSDTAGPRAAVGRIVRAARRGNPLLEVETAAAVHELLVSLRRARADLGPDGDPVLQALARDAYQPLTVAEHAAKHGMTPAELRTAVRRGAGCSPKDYLLTIRLGRAKELLAATDLPVAAVARRVGYDDPAYFSRLFARRVGTAPVRFREQQGRSVPGGWSDQVPDPDDPPMIGP from the coding sequence ATGTACCACACCTGGATGCGCTTCTTCACCCCCAGCCCGCTCCACCACCGCCTCGGCCTCGTCTGCCTCGGCGTCGGCCTCCAGCACGGCGCACTGCCCACCGTCGGCCCCCGCACCCTCGACCACCACGTCGCCGTGATCGTCAACTCCGGCACCGGCTGGTTCGCCGGCCCCGACGGGCGCCGCACCCCCGTCACCGGGCCCACCCTGATCTGGCTCACCCCCGGCACCCCGCACCACTACGGCGCCGACCCCGGCACCGGCTGGGACGAGAGCTTCGTCGACTTCACCGGCCCCGCCACCTCCACCTACACCGAGCTCGGCTGCATCGAACCCGACCGCCCCCTCGTCCCGCTCTCCGACACCGCCGGCCCCCGCGCCGCCGTCGGCCGCATCGTGCGCGCCGCCCGCCGCGGCAACCCCCTGCTGGAGGTCGAGACCGCGGCCGCCGTCCACGAACTCCTCGTCTCCCTGCGCCGCGCCCGCGCCGACCTCGGCCCCGACGGCGACCCCGTCCTCCAGGCCCTCGCCCGCGACGCCTACCAGCCGCTCACCGTCGCCGAACACGCCGCCAAGCACGGCATGACCCCCGCCGAACTCCGCACCGCCGTACGGCGCGGCGCCGGATGCAGCCCCAAGGACTACCTGCTCACCATCCGCCTCGGCCGGGCCAAGGAACTCCTCGCCGCCACCGACCTCCCGGTCGCCGCCGTCGCCCGCCGCGTCGGCTACGACGACCCCGCCTACTTCTCCCGCCTCTTCGCCCGCCGCGTCGGCACCGCCCCCGTCCGCTTCCGCGAACAGCAGGGCCGAAGCGTGCCCGGCGGCTGGAGCGACCAGGTGCCCGACCCGGACGACCCGCCGATGATCGGGCCGTGA
- a CDS encoding beta-galactosidase family protein, producing MSDFTVGDDHFRIDGKPVRLLSGALHYFRVHEEQWGHRLAMLAAMGLNCVETYVPWNLHEEREGTYRDVGALGRFLDAVEEAGLWAIVRPGPYICAEWENGGLPVWVTGRFGRRVRTRDAGYRAVVERWFRELLPQVVERQVDRGGPVILVQAENEYGSYGSDAVYLEWLAGLLRECGVSVPLFTSDGPEDHMLTGGSVPGLLATANFGSGARGAFEVLRRHQPKGPLMCMEFWCGWFDHWGAEPVVRDAEQAAEALREILECGASVNVYMAHGGTNFAGWAGANRGGPVQDGEFQPTVTSYDYDAPVDEYGRATEKFHLFRKVLAEYAEGPLPALPPEPKGLAGPVRVELDGWAGLGDVLETLGDPEGPESGVAPTFEELGVGRGLVRYRVAVPGPRIPYPLTAAGLRDRAVVYVDGVRAGVLTEESATLPEPVAGPAEVELWVESLGRVNYGPRLGEPKGITGGVLHERQYLHGVRARGLRLDAFEEAGAVAGVPFGPVPPGALADRTGLFRGAFTVEATEGVDHAGLRLPGWTRGFVWVNGFCLGRYWSAGPQETLYVPGPVLRKGVNEVWVLELEGAGEAWVELGPGVPVRSGAS from the coding sequence ATGTCCGACTTCACCGTGGGGGACGACCACTTCCGGATCGACGGGAAGCCCGTACGGCTGCTGTCGGGCGCCCTGCACTACTTCCGGGTGCACGAGGAGCAGTGGGGCCACCGGCTGGCGATGCTGGCGGCCATGGGGCTGAACTGCGTCGAGACGTACGTCCCGTGGAATCTGCACGAGGAGCGCGAGGGCACCTACCGGGATGTGGGGGCGCTCGGCCGGTTCCTGGACGCGGTGGAGGAGGCCGGGCTGTGGGCGATCGTGCGCCCGGGTCCGTACATCTGTGCCGAGTGGGAGAACGGCGGGCTGCCCGTGTGGGTGACGGGCCGGTTCGGGCGGCGGGTGCGGACGCGGGACGCGGGGTACCGGGCGGTGGTGGAGCGGTGGTTCCGGGAGCTGCTGCCGCAGGTGGTGGAGCGCCAGGTGGACCGGGGTGGTCCGGTGATCCTCGTGCAGGCGGAGAACGAGTACGGGAGTTACGGCAGCGACGCGGTGTATCTGGAGTGGCTGGCGGGGCTGTTGCGGGAGTGCGGGGTGAGCGTTCCGCTGTTCACGTCGGACGGTCCTGAGGACCACATGCTGACGGGCGGTTCCGTGCCCGGCCTGCTGGCGACGGCGAACTTCGGCTCGGGGGCGCGGGGGGCCTTCGAGGTGCTGCGCCGCCATCAGCCCAAGGGGCCGCTGATGTGCATGGAGTTCTGGTGCGGCTGGTTCGACCACTGGGGGGCCGAACCCGTCGTACGGGACGCGGAGCAGGCGGCCGAGGCGCTGCGGGAGATCCTGGAGTGCGGGGCGTCGGTGAACGTCTACATGGCGCACGGCGGCACGAACTTCGCGGGGTGGGCGGGGGCGAACCGGGGCGGTCCGGTGCAGGACGGGGAGTTCCAGCCGACGGTGACGTCGTACGACTACGACGCGCCGGTCGACGAGTACGGGCGGGCCACGGAGAAGTTCCACCTGTTCCGGAAGGTGCTTGCGGAGTACGCGGAGGGCCCGTTGCCCGCGCTGCCGCCGGAGCCGAAGGGGCTGGCCGGGCCGGTGCGGGTGGAACTGGACGGGTGGGCCGGACTCGGTGACGTACTGGAGACACTCGGTGATCCGGAGGGCCCGGAGTCCGGGGTCGCGCCGACCTTCGAGGAGCTGGGGGTCGGCCGGGGGCTGGTGCGCTACCGGGTGGCGGTGCCGGGGCCGCGCATCCCGTACCCGCTGACCGCCGCCGGGCTGCGGGACCGGGCGGTCGTGTACGTGGACGGGGTGCGGGCGGGCGTGCTGACCGAGGAGAGCGCCACGCTGCCGGAGCCGGTGGCGGGTCCGGCGGAGGTGGAGCTGTGGGTGGAGTCGCTGGGCCGGGTCAACTACGGGCCGCGCCTGGGTGAGCCGAAGGGGATCACGGGCGGGGTGCTGCACGAGCGGCAGTATCTGCACGGTGTACGGGCCCGGGGGCTGCGGCTGGACGCCTTCGAGGAGGCGGGAGCGGTGGCGGGGGTGCCGTTCGGGCCGGTGCCTCCGGGTGCGCTCGCGGACCGGACGGGGCTGTTCCGGGGGGCGTTCACCGTCGAGGCGACGGAGGGTGTCGATCACGCGGGGCTGCGACTGCCGGGCTGGACGCGGGGCTTCGTCTGGGTGAACGGCTTCTGCCTGGGCCGGTACTGGTCGGCGGGCCCGCAGGAGACGCTGTACGTGCCGGGGCCGGTGCTCCGCAAGGGCGTCAACGAGGTGTGGGTGCTGGAGCTGGAGGGTGCGGGCGAGGCGTGGGTGGAGCTGGGTCCGGGGGTGCCCGTACGGTCGGGAGCCTCGTAG
- a CDS encoding serine protease produces MKQLLRALKRCSVVVATVAIAVVGLQPVTASAAPNPVVGGTRAAQGEFPFMVRLSMGCGGALYAKDIVLTAAHCVNGSGNNTSITATGGVVDLQSPNAVTVRSTKVLRAPGYNGAGKDWALIKLAQPINQPTLKIATTTAYNQGTFTVAGWGANREGGSQQRYLLKANVPFVSDAACRAAYGNELIANEEICAGYPDTGGIDTCQGDSGGPMFRKDNANEWVQVGIVSWGYGCARPGYPGVYTEVSTFASAIASAAATL; encoded by the coding sequence GTGAAGCAGCTCCTGCGTGCGCTGAAGAGATGTTCCGTCGTCGTCGCGACCGTCGCGATCGCCGTCGTCGGCCTCCAGCCCGTCACCGCCTCGGCCGCCCCCAACCCCGTCGTCGGCGGAACCCGCGCCGCCCAGGGCGAGTTCCCCTTCATGGTCCGGCTCTCCATGGGCTGCGGCGGCGCCCTCTACGCCAAGGACATCGTCCTCACCGCCGCCCACTGCGTGAACGGCTCGGGCAACAACACCTCCATCACCGCCACCGGCGGCGTCGTCGACCTCCAGTCGCCCAACGCCGTCACGGTCCGCTCCACCAAGGTCCTGCGCGCCCCCGGCTACAACGGCGCGGGCAAGGACTGGGCGCTCATCAAGCTCGCCCAGCCCATCAACCAGCCCACCCTCAAGATCGCCACCACCACCGCCTACAACCAGGGCACCTTCACCGTCGCCGGCTGGGGCGCCAACCGCGAGGGCGGCAGCCAGCAGCGCTACCTGCTCAAGGCCAACGTCCCGTTCGTCTCCGACGCCGCCTGCCGCGCCGCCTACGGCAACGAGCTGATCGCCAACGAGGAGATCTGCGCCGGCTACCCCGACACCGGCGGCATCGACACCTGCCAGGGTGACTCCGGCGGCCCGATGTTCCGCAAGGACAACGCCAACGAGTGGGTCCAGGTCGGCATCGTCAGCTGGGGTTACGGCTGCGCCCGGCCCGGCTACCCCGGCGTCTACACCGAGGTCTCGACCTTCGCCTCCGCCATCGCCTCGGCGGCCGCCACACTCTGA